The genomic region TACTTTCATGAATtctgaaacatttttgaaaatgtttgttttacatTTATACGAATTTCAGTCAAGTGAAATCTTAATAAAATGTTGTTGGCTATGTAGTGGCATCTAGGGGTCGGCAGCCATTGTGCTCCTGCGTTAGCAACACATTTTGAGATGCTGATTTTAAACCTCACGCTTATTTTAATTCGTTAGTTTCTAGTTCagcaaataaaacacaaaatcgtTCTATTGAAATTAATGTTAATGCCTCAGAGGGAATTATTAATACATTGCTTTAGTATAATGGGGCAGACAACTTTTTAAATACGATAAaacgtatgtacgagtatataacgggtgatcaattaagaggagtttttttcatttgcgtttttttacagatcgcgcgcgagttgtggcaaactgtaatcgtggatttgttgaacagcgtttggcatttcatcatggaaagactcacaccgcaacaacgtctacaaattgttcaactgtattatgaaaatcagcattctgtgacaaatgtttttcgtgcgcttagaccgcattatggtcaacataatcggcctgccttaaacactattcgacataccatcaacaaatttgaatccgaatattcattggtggataattctcgaccgaatagaccacgtccagcaagaagcattgagaatatagtggcagtagcagagagtgtacgtgaaaaccgcgatgaatcgattcggcaccgttctcagcaacttggactgtcgtatggaacaacttggtcaattttacggaaggatcttcatttaaaagcatacaaaatacagctcgtacaagaactaaagccaaatgatcttcctgcacgtcaccgttttgctgattgggctcttgaaaagattgaagaagatccgctgttttcgagcaaaattttgttcagcgatgaggcgcatttctggctgaatggttacgtcaataagcagaattgccgtatttgggatgaagagcaaccagaacaggttcaagagttacctttacacccagagaaaacaacggtctggtgtggtttatgggctggtggaatcatcggtccatattttttcaaaaatgatgatggccgcaacgtaactgtgaatggtgctcgctaccgtaccatgatatcggactttttgctacctgaaattgaatctaatgatctctacgacatttggtttcaacaagacggagccacttgccatacagctcgtgaaacaatgactttattgagaagtcatttcggagagcagctgatttcacgtttaggacctgtgagttggccaccaagatcttgtgatatcacacctttggacttttttctttggggattcgtgaagtacaaggtctatgctgataaaccagctacgattgaagctctggaagccaacattaagcgtgttattcacgacataccagtcgaaatgctcgaacgagtgattgaaaattggaccttcagaatggaccaccttaagcgtagttgcggccaacatttgaatgaagtcatattcaaaaagtaaatgtcaaagaatgtcctttcaaatgataaataaaggttttgaacataatttacatttttgtttttttttaactattgaaaaaagcacctcatgattgatcacccgttactactgtgggcaaaaagtaaagtgaatttatttgtcaaacttcgcgggaataaaatttcgctctagttattattttcatgagttggcagcactgttaataacatctggtcCAACTTtaatatgaatgtcattatcagtaatatatttacgcttttgtttaccaaacgaccaagagtgcatttttcgatttttacaatgtctgatttgattgagcagagaagtgccatcaaattttgtttgcggagtgaagcatgttgcagaaggcatttggtgattcgaccatgtcgcagaaaaatgtttataagtagtacaaagacttcaaagagggtcgagaaggtgttgatgacttggagcgctccggacgaccatcgacgtcgacagatgaccaacacgtcaataaagtgaaggagttagtgctcaaaaatcgtcggttgactgttaaagaccttactgatatgatcggaatatcagaaggatctgtgaaaaccattttgaaagaccatttgggcctacgaaaagtcaaatctcgtttggtaccgaaaactctcaatttcttggaaaaaagtcgtcccGTTGATgtatgtgaaacaatgctttcagactatcaggacaacctcaaatgcatcattacgggagatgagacttggatttatgcttacgaccctgaaacaaccaaccaatcaagcgaatatcgtgctaaaggcgaggccagaccaaaaagagcacgtcaaagtcgttcaaaaataaaggtcatgatgacagttttttttcgattttcgtggtgtggtgcactatgaattccttccatctggccaaactgttaataaggaatattatttgagcgttatgcgtcgtttacgtgaagcaattcgtctaaaaagaccagaattatgggccaacaaaatcatattctagggatcaaaataagaaactttgccgaaggaaccatacctctaaaccgaattctgatgtcccccaatttgggtcgaactttttagtttcttttctcatgtaaaggccaaaaatggtgatattttgaaatgattgtatggggaaccccccaggggagttccaggggatgtgccactggcatgggtggaccggccgtccaaagttagtgggggtcagtcatacatttggactcgattggagcactctaaatgggttaaagtgggatttttcgttggactcaaattgggggacatcagaattcgttttagaggtatggttccttcggcaaagtttcttattttgatccctagaatacgattttcacagagcaatgaacgatttttaaatcgacccgccctagtgtacattcatatatatttattttatcaaaaataaaatccattTGTCGAGTGTTGTTTTCGctctatgaaataattttcaaataaatttgtgaattaaagaaaaggattTTGGGTTCTTACTCTATTTCTGAGCGACTAATCAAAAATCGATTgcgtaaaatattcaaaaaaatataaaaaatatgtatataaataccgTAAATATAAACTGTTCTACGATATCTGAAAGCGTTTGACTTTTTTCATGGATGCTTTAAAAACTATGATTGTTTTCGGTACTTGGTAAATActctaaaataaacttaaagtcAAACGACAAAATCTCGATGACGAAAGCATACCAGAAGTCTGCGCAGTTGTGCGATTGTTTTTCAATTAGTTCCGAGTCATATTTCGTTTAAAATTCGtagcaaatatatttcaaaatttaatgatttgccAAAGACTTTAGATACACACTTTGAGTTGAGTCTTGAGAAgcctttcataaaaaaaaatatgtattattgcGGTTTAATTGGTATGCCctgtatattaaatattgtttttttaagaggaaaaaaatgtatcatataAAAGTTTGGACATTAAATACGCACACAATTTAAAGCAAAGACTTTAGCTATAAAATCATTATAATAAAACtttgtttgaaatttacttTCTTTCTTGCAGGGAAATTAACGGAGATGAGCTCGAAGTAAATTACATTAAAGAAGTAATAGTTCGCTCTGGCtgctgaaaatatattttcaaaacaaataaagttcTATAAAATCGCCTATGAAAATGACTACtcgttgaaaaaatatcaacaaaagtaagctaaaattatataattgtGTACATAAAAAGTCAGCATATCTACGGCCACGAAAATAATTGCAGCAACAACAGAAGCAGCAGAAACACATCAAGTGAAAGCATCCATTGTTAAAATGAATAACCTGCAGTTactagcataaaaaaaaatattaaagcaaaaaGGAAATTGTTTACTCAACAAACAACACTTGGCGATAACTCTAGCATCTGACGATTTGCAAATCAATCACAATAACGACAGACGCTCTTATTCGACAGACCACGATGCCATCGCACTTTTATCCTGTGTTGCCACCTATTCTGCCGCACACACTCATATAACAAGTTGAGCGCAAAATGTGGCTGACTGCGAATGTGGTTacaaagtgttgttgttgtgcgtGAGTGTAAAATCGAAACGAATGTATAAGCACAGGAAAAATGCCTTTGCACGGCAATAAacgccaaaaacaacaacaacactgcaGCAACAATAACTACACCAACGAAAACCAAGCCAACGGCGAGATACAGAAAGGGCAGCAACGACTAAAGTACAACGATCGGGGAGAAAACAAATACACAGAAGAGAAGCCAGAAAAGCAACAACATCAAGCAAAAGAGcaacggcagcagcagcagcgacaAATTGAGCGAGAGAGCGACGGGCCCGCGCGCTTAGCGGTGGTGCAGGAGTGTAGAAAGCAAATATCTATTGGCCTAGCAGAAACAATTAAAACAGCGAGGAAGCACCCAAGAGAAATTGTAGCGAACCCAACGGCGCTcgcaacaacaaatatcacCTATAGACCACCACATACGGGCAAGTATCCAACTTCGTGTGCACCACAGCTGAATTTCGTACCGTTGCAGCTCCACATTCTGCTTCTTTTCCTCCTTTGCTGCACAATGCCTCCACAAGTGCAAGCCGACTGGTTAATGGACTGTGGGGATTGTCTGTGTAAGTGGCAATCGGGGAAGAAGACCGCCGACTGTAAGAATCTCACCCTCAATGCGGTGCCGGAAAATCTGAGCAACGAAGTGCAAGTGCTCGATCTCTCCTTCAATCGTGTGGCCATACTGGAACAGAATGCCTTTTTAAACGCTGATTTGCATAATTTACATAAACTTTTCATGCGCAATGCGACGCTGCAGCAAATCGATCCACGCACATTCACTCAACTGGAGATTCTTATCGAATTGGATTTATCGAACAATTTACTGCGAACACTGCAGGCTAACGTGTTTTCGCGTCTCGTAAAAGTACGCGCTATTGTGCTAAACGGCAATTTGCTGGAGTCGCTCGCCGATGGTGTCTTCCAGAACCTAAAGTTCTTGCACAAGGTCGAATTGAAGCACAATCGATTAGTGCGCATTGGCCAGCAGGCGTTCGGGAACGTACCGCTGTTGTCGCAAATATATTTGGATAGCAATCGGCTAAGCTTTCTACGTAAGGAGTCCTTTGAGTCGCTTAAACGGCTGACGGCGCTTTCACTCGATTCAAATCCCTGGAATTGCACATGCGAGCTACAGATATTTCGAGACTTTGTGCTGAAACGAAATCTTTACACACCGCCCACTGCTTGCTATTATCCGGTACATTTGCGTGGTATGCTGTGGGTAGAGGATCAACCTGAGGCGTTTGCCTGCAAGCCGCGTATAATTTATCCCGCTCGTGGTGCTTCTATCAATACTTCAAAAGAGAATGTCACGCTGGTGTGTCGCGTACACGCATCGCCGAACACACTGATAGCCTGGGACTTCAATAGACAACAATATCGCGCTTCGACCAGCACCACCAGCAGCGGTATCAATACCGTCACCACTAGCAGCGCCAATGGTGTCAGTTGTTGTGGCAGTGGTCAAGCGCAACGTGTGCATATCCAACTGCTGCGTGATGAGCAATCGAAGGAAAAAGAGTTTGGCCgtgatatatttatttcacgTCTGACAATTGTTGGTGCGGAGAAGAGCGATGAAGGAATTTACACTTGCTTTGCAGAGAATGCTGGTGGCAAGGACACAGTGCAAATGAGTCTATTGCTACAAAGGTCTGCTCCTCGCGATCTGTTGCTGCAGGGAAATTTAATAATTGTGATTTCGCTGATGGCACTGGGCTTACTCAGTGTCTCAGTGTTTCTGGCGCTCATCACCTGCTGCATTTACAAAAGATTTAAGGCAATGAGTCCCACACATCACcggcatcatcatcatcatctcgACGTAGCAGACCAATTGACGCCCGGCATGGATGGTCATCACACGACAACGACTACATTGGCTGGAGGTACGGATGTGGTGCTCGGTATTGAGGACACAGTGAGCGGATATAAGCATCATTTGCAGAAGAAAAATGCGAATGGTGATTTGTTGGAAGGTAAAAGTAGTCCGGGCAGTGGAGCTTGTGGGAAATACACCGAGGTGATAAAACATGCTGCAACTGTGATGGATAATGGTGGGTTGCTAAGAAgcggcggtggtggtggcggtggtgCCGTGGATGGCACCGGTGTGAACAGAGGAGGGCCGCATACGGACAAGATGTACTTGGAGCGAAGCAATGAAGGTAAGTGACTAGAGTATAGTAGAAGATGAAAGTGCGCTCGACGTGTAGGGAATGAGAATGTGTGCTAAATTTTCTACACTTTATCTACTAAATATTCTACACTTTAtctctaaattttaaaattttctttaaatgcgatTACAGAACATTGGACCTGTTAAGATTGTTATATTTTCAAGAAATATAATTGCTAATACCACTAACTACTTAAGGCCAGGTTACCCttgatttgtgtgcttttttaaataaactttattcatagtacaaaatatatttattaatcaatttttttacatgtgaaaaaacaaatattaaattgcttaaaaaaaatttttttttttttttttttcaaatggtggctttcaaaatggctgctaaattttagctgattcgtagttggatgccatcatatctcgaaaacgaattatctgaaagtaaaaaatcaaacggTGGTTATGACCGCAAGcagaatcaaatatttttaataaaaaaaaacaaaatggcggacttttgaattttttgcaactattttttcacttttaattgtttataacttttttaaataacaataaatgtttGTGATTCTGCTTGCGGCTATAACCAATTCAATACAGAAGATGAAAccgtttgattttttactttcagataattcgttttcgagatatgatggcatccaactacgaatcagctaaaatttagcagccattttgaaagccaccatttgaaaaaaaaaaaaaaaaattttgtttaagcaatttaatatttgttttttcacatgtaaaaaaattgattaataaatatattttgtactatgaataaagtttatttaaaaaagcacacaaatcaaGGGTAACCTGGCCTTAAGGCTATCGGCCCACATCCATGTATTTCTCTCCACTTCAATTAAGAATGCATTGCATTATAAAGAACTTTATTTAGTAGAATATctttattaaatcaaatatttttttggaagtgAGGTAAATTAGAATGATGGTGTAGGAGGGTGGATGACGAACCGGTCGCTGCTCTCAATAATACCGCCCTTGAAGTCCAATACAGGCTCTATCTTGCCAACAAGCGCCGATTCTGAATAAATATGTAGTTGTGAAGTTAAGTCCTAACTCAAAGTATAAAAACACACTTTTTGAGTAGCTAATAATGCCATGTAGCTTAGAACAGAATTAGTGACCCTGACAACATCCAAAGCGGCGGCTATTGGAGTGTTTTGGAAAAAGTTCCTAGGTATTATATTATaggtataaaagaaaatattcgatgTGGGACCTTCTGTCTTTTTGTGGTCATGGTCTCAGAACAAAACCAAGCCCTTAAGTAATGTATTCGACTTTATTAGCAAACCACTTTTACTTTGGATTTCtcaaacggcagatggttttttgcAAGGAGCTTGTTTTAATGACAAAAATAAAGTATGAGTTTTGTCATCACGGacaactgctattagaaaaaattgttttttatcatttgattttattgtctACTCGAGTTTCGAACCGGAGGTAACCGAATGGCAGTCGTGGCCAAACGCATTCGGCTATGACGGTCGACATCTCTGTTATACAAGTAGATGAAGAAAACTCAATCAAAATTGGTTACAAATGATTACCCCAAGAAAATAAGAACAACGGTAGTAAACTTTTGAAAAAGAGTCCCGCGCGCATCTCGATACCGATTTAATAAAACTTGGTGCAAGTGTGCTCCTCACCTTATTTAGACCCGAAATAAATATTGTTGAGATCAGATAAAAAtcccacttttttttgttatggttAATTTTCCCTCCATTCGCCTGATATTACAGGCTATTAATCTGATTTTCTAAGAGTATTTTTgctaacaaaaaataacaccCAGTccacattaaattttataaaaattactgaTTCTATAGCATTTTTATTCTCTGGTACTTCCTTTTTTAGAAAGGCTATGAAATCTGCATTGACTAATACTGTACCGCTGTACTAGTCGccagcatatatatatatatatatatatatatatatatatatgtatatatacatgtataattttttatataattttttgtatgaaaatcgggtaaaaattgattaattaaaaaaaaggaaaacaatacCATTCAGTATTTTTCATTAGAAAGGAGTGCAGCCTAATTCAAATAGCTACATACATTAACTAGCGCTGTAGCAACGGATCTTCTTACATTTCAGAGGGTTTTGGCTATTATTTCGACAATAATTCcaacaatattgtttttaagtgtctgaagaatttttaaattttcggcataattcAATGTTAGACAGTAGCTCACAATGAAATCTTGACGATGTCAAATTGAAGCTCGATGGATACCAGAGAACTGCACCGGCTCAGTGTAAAACATTCATACGCttcgcttgaacaaaaaaacaggcctttgcgttcaaacgatcgaacttgttcaaataagttattgtcattgttcatttcagctcaatcaaatcatgtgctgcgttttagctctccgatcgtcttcatagcagccgtttcgggtatttgctcgttcggctgtacattcatttttttgagcaagaataAAAGGGCTATAGAGCCATATGAGCCGGTTTGAACACGTATGATCCCGCATGAGTTTTTGcttgtaaaagcaaaattttaaagcagcaacacaatattttcatatttgtttttttttttaaacttataataaaacacgaaagaaaataatgtaaataaggAAACATTGCTGAAACCAATTAATCCTTTCAAATACGAAACGCAATTTACAGCGTACATTGTACGCCAACGCTCGTTTGCTCGAACATGTGCTATTTACAATAATGACAATTACTTCTTTGAACAAgtttgatcgtttgaacgcaaaggccgatgctaatttcattcaatgctgctttttgttcaatgattAGATTTGAGCCGAAGATATTAGATCATACGTGTTGACTGAGCTGAACTACGCGTTCGCCTGCATGAGCAGACTGCACTTGACCACatattttggttcaattgactgaatgtgagcaagaaatttagcgtatgaacaactcaagaaaacagtgagccatgCAGGTCTCTGATGGATACCAATCCACCGAAACGGCTgattacaaaattattgaaagtgaTGTACAAAAGTCTTACCGTTAGCCACGAAAATGTGCAACATACAAGTAAGCTAAATTCTTATGGCAAAATAAAGTCTGCGGAAGGGGCACCACTACTCAAAATGTCAATCTAATTAGATATTACTCTCGTAGTAACTAAATTGTCGCCCTCTGAATGTTGCGCacacttttgaaaaattgtattttcaacaactttttttgttgagaGAAAATAATAGCTGCGTTCAACCTACATAACCTTTAgctgctttatttatttaacctcTTTTGTGCGCTTCCCCTTATTCATCTTCCTGATGGTTAACACTTGAGCGTGAATATTATTCCATTTATTgttctatatatatacatacgaggtgtgttcaaaaagtatcgcaaattttgcgttttttcaaaaattatttatttgttcattaatatctatttgtcCCCtttaaagtaatccccatgagatattatgaacttgtgccaacgatttttccaattttcgaagcacttcaaaaaatcattttttttattttgttcagctcctccttcgatgccgtctttgtctcgtcaatcgtagcgtagcatcGTCCTTTTATGGGCCTCTTctgtttcgggaacaagaaaaagtcacagggggccagatctggggagtACGGTGGCAGTGGCATCATTagagtgttgtttttggccaaaaagtcgcgcacaagcaaagATGTGttagcaggggcgttatcgtgatgcaagagccaatttttgttcttccacaaatccgtgCGTTACTGGCGGAtttcttcgcgcaaattgcacaTAACTTGCAGGCAATATTCCGTATTGACCGTTTTAgcttgtggcaagaactcatgatgcacaacgcccctgcaatcgaagaaagcGTTACGCAaaacttttttcggtcttggttcctGCGGCAGCtcccattgagatgattgagcttcgtttccacgtcataaccataaacctacGATTCGTCACTAGTTATGACCCTTTGGATacaatttgggtcgtcgcggacggAGTCccacatctcattagcaatgttcttGCGATGctacttttggtcgaaattgagcagttttggtacgaatttggCGTTGACCCGTcttatgcccaaatcattgaaaaaagtcgaatggcacgagccaatcgatatgtctaggtcctcaacaacttctctaatggtgattcgacgattggccaatataattttcttcacttcatcaattttttcgtctgttgttgaagtgctcgtgcgtccggcacgcttttcgtcgttcacatcttctcggccttctgagaacattttgtaccaccaataaacgttgctttggtccaaagtagcttctccgtatgacacagtcaacattcggaatgcatccgcgcacttaatttcgtttttcacacaaaatttgatacaggttctttgatccatctttttgaataggtaaaaatcgaagacgagccgaaacacatgCAAGCAaaacagctgtcaacaattaactgaagattcaaaatggccgaactcgttggCATGAgggagagacatgagtaccaacatatcgccacaaaaaaattgaaattcgaatatccgtaacctgcgaaaattcaaaatacgcgatactttttgaacacacctcgtatatatatatttacatatatacacatatacatatatgtatttattagccTTCATTGTGTACCGTTATACTACTTATTTTACTATTGTAGCTGCTGTTGTGGTATTTTACCACCCAGAGTTTATTACTATTGCATTCGTAATGGATCTTTCACGTTTGCGGCTGAGTCTCGTACTTTGATGTGATAATTGTCGTCATCATTGTTGTCGTTGGTGGCTTTCTCGTAAATCCTTCGTTTATAGCGTGACCATTCACGCCAATTTATTCCTACTGCGCTCTTACCCCTCCAGCACCTAACAATCCATTTCGCACaccacacaaacatacacacatataagcgTTCTCCAGCCTTTTTGAAAGTCCGGCAACGTCATTGtctcaatgataaatatggtaATTAATTCTCGTTGCGAATTGTTGAAGTGctgtaatgaaaatgaaaatgttttcaCTGTTGCCACGCCCTACTTGTAAAAAAACAGCAAGGTTGGATGTATTTTTGGTACTTTTTACTGTTTCCCTTTTTGCCTGCTGCTCTGAAATGCTGTTGCGGTGTACTGGGTGTGGCAACATGAAATTGCAAACAATAACATATCGCTCTCACATTCGTGCCTGCAGAAGCACAGAATACTGATATTACttataacaaaaaatcatattatttatttaatgtctcAAATAATGGAGCGCAgatgtgaatttttttcatcactCTCTTCTTCtgtgttttcatattttcttgcGTGCCTTGGTAATTATTCCAAGGTGCCGGCGACGAGATGGATTGCAGGAGATGGATTGCATttagttcattatttttgtCTGCCTTGCCTAAGAGACCACTTACGTACATACGTACAATAAATTGCTATTAACGCAATCGTTTTTGTCTCTTCATAACGAAaacaatttgcatttattttcaatgcgtCAGCAAACTTTCAAGCACTCGCCCTCAAACTCAAGTAATTAGTGGGTAATGAGGTTAATCATCACGTTATTAAATTGAAGAGTGTAATTGCTCTCGTGGaatggaataaatattttatatatacatatacatatgcaaagtttaaagttttcggtagacgtggtggcccttcaaagtcgactcttcaacgtttagtggccaaatttgagacgaccgggtcagtaaacaatcagccaaacccgtacgttcaaggaacgcaagagcagccgagaacattgccgctttccgtgaaagtgtacagcagaacccgaggcagtctattcctcgccgtgcacaagaacttggcctttcgcagacttcaacttggcgaattttgcgtcgggacttgggcttatgcccgtacaagatccaactgacccaggagctcaaagttgatgaccatagacaacgccgtttgttcgctgactgggcttcgaatcgtttggaaaagaaccccagttttgggcgaaaaatcatctttagtgacgaggcacatttttggatgaatggctgtgttaacaaacaaaattgccgtatatgggacgacaccaatccacacgaggttcaccaggtgataatgcatcctcaaaaagttaccgtttggtgtggattttgtgccggcggcgtcattggtccgtacttttttgaaaacgacattggtgaggcggtcaccgtcaacagcgagcgctacacaacgatgataaccaatttattatggcccatattgaaccatatggacctagacgacatgtggttccagcaggacggcgctacgtgccacacaacaacatctacccgcccctgtttcaacatctacccgcccttattgaaaaaccctttattacaaCTGTCTAGAAAATACTCGTTCGAAAACTAAGCTATGAcagaaataaattcatttcagcTCTTGCAATGCTTCATAAATTTTGAAGCACAACTCCAATCTTAAGTTATTTAACTCTTAGCGCTTCGGTGGCTTCGCTACGGAGCAATCTGTCATTTATTCCGCAACTCTGTAGGCTCCGCTGCGGAGCCAGATGTTTTTAGCATGATTTCGCTTAAGATGCCACGGCATCACATCAT from Anastrepha obliqua isolate idAnaObli1 chromosome 2, idAnaObli1_1.0, whole genome shotgun sequence harbors:
- the LOC129238984 gene encoding uncharacterized protein LOC129238984; amino-acid sequence: MPLHGNKRQKQQQHCSNNNYTNENQANGEIQKGQQRLKYNDRGENKYTEEKPEKQQHQAKEQRQQQQRQIERESDGPARLAVVQECRKQISIGLAETIKTARKHPREIVANPTALATTNITYRPPHTGKYPTSCAPQLNFVPLQLHILLLFLLCCTMPPQVQADWLMDCGDCLCKWQSGKKTADCKNLTLNAVPENLSNEVQVLDLSFNRVAILEQNAFLNADLHNLHKLFMRNATLQQIDPRTFTQLEILIELDLSNNLLRTLQANVFSRLVKVRAIVLNGNLLESLADGVFQNLKFLHKVELKHNRLVRIGQQAFGNVPLLSQIYLDSNRLSFLRKESFESLKRLTALSLDSNPWNCTCELQIFRDFVLKRNLYTPPTACYYPVHLRGMLWVEDQPEAFACKPRIIYPARGASINTSKENVTLVCRVHASPNTLIAWDFNRQQYRASTSTTSSGINTVTTSSANGVSCCGSGQAQRVHIQLLRDEQSKEKEFGRDIFISRLTIVGAEKSDEGIYTCFAENAGGKDTVQMSLLLQRSAPRDLLLQGNLIIVISLMALGLLSVSVFLALITCCIYKRFKAMSPTHHRHHHHHLDVADQLTPGMDGHHTTTTTLAGGTDVVLGIEDTVSGYKHHLQKKNANGDLLEGKSSPGSGACGKYTEVIKHAATVMDNGGLLRSGGGGGGGAVDGTGVNRGGPHTDKMYLERSNEDTLHIKYPHGPSAVEINRLLSATSTTTLDMSPIGKGGLGSVGGSKWRTDLQSSEGQLGGGGGRTGEYQPDLLPAYSTHKAVNNSNSNINGHANNAASNQQGQLYSPIKPMRAVNLHDDQQMSQQQHQKTLHEQPNVAKSKYNINAQEYLQSRYGAASKPSEKTLRRGEAIVVATTTSIGLTSTGSMPTTTAGASVATPQAESGFSTLQRHSKSVALSPRTPTDSHSVTGHSNSNNYGYEYRQPPPPPYNSAHRTASGLQLLQRRTSINNEQNSEQTNATKDLGYREALVGSNYTSGGSGVGDGARQTIVTASSSLQFLTTTGYGSNVAPQRQLL